GCTGATGTTGGGTGCAGTTTACTGGAGACCAAGCAAGGCTCTGCCCAATCTATCCAGAGATCAATCAAATAGATGACTGGATGGGACAGAGGGCTGTGGTAATATCAAAGCACCATATCCAGCTAGGTATTATTCTGAAAGACTTCAATTCCCATAAGGCTTAGCATCTACAGTAACCAGGGATAGAATATTTCTTTTCAGACACACTTGAACTATTCAAAGAAGGTGTGTTTGTAAGCGGAACattaactataaaaaaaaaaaaaatatgatcatAACAAAACAGTAGCAATATTTCTAAAATATaaaagcttgaaaaaaaaacagatgataaggagggcagaagaagcaCTTTGAGCCCTGAGAGGTTCAGACCCGTAAATCCCTCATCCTCCCTGTCTTGTAACCACAGGAACACAACCAGTCCTAATATCCTTAACCATGTGGGAAAACATGCTGTTACAATCACATCCACACCCGCATACTCTCCCACActtacatgtagacacacagataTCACCTCCTCTTTAGGTAGAGTGCAAGCACTGATGGAGTTGATGAGCGTCTATTGGTTAGTTAAGTCAGTTGTTTTGGCTTCATTGATCCCATTGGTTGCCttattaaacttttttttttttaaacactagAAAGGCACCAGTTAGGGACATCCGCCATTTTCTAAGTAAGGAAGTGCGAAGGCGGCCCATAGAGGAGGTGATGGAGATCACAGTATAGCGATGGGGCACTGAGGTACTCCCCCAGGACAAACCTTCCTCAGGCATATGTTCCAGTCATTCATGAATACACTCCAAGTGACTAATGAATCATTTGTCTTGGTCCAAGACGCACTCTCAATTAGTGGCATGACAAGCTATCAAATGTGGATGGATCTAACAGTCACAGGGAGCTGGCGTTGTCTgacctccccccccacccccccgctcACAACCACTCACCTTTCCCTTGTGGGGACAGGGGGCCTGGGTTAGGGGTTGTCACTTTGGGACCCTTCCCCTTGTGACGGATCACTGAGGCCTGGAACAGAAGAAGGAGCAGAGGGCGCGAGCTGCTCGGACATATCCACGGGAGTGAGGGTGATCTCCACTTCTTTCCCATCTTCTTGAAGCGTAGGGGGAGGAAGAACAGGGGTTGGGGGAGGGTTTGAGGGGGGCAATCGATTTTCGGAAGGAGGAGGGAACTGCCCTCCGGGCACTCTCTGGATCACCATGGATCGGCTCGGAGTGGTTCTCTGCAGGACCAAGACAGGCCGAGGATCCACAGATGTGGAGGCAGACTGGCACTGCATCATGACGCTGGCCCTCTGGTCTTGGGCAGGCGCGGTGGCATCTTGGAGGGTGGAGGGAATCGAGCTCAGCACCAGATTTGACTGATCCTGGATCACGATCTCCAGCAGCtgcgaggaagaggaaggtgtggtggagaaagaggaagaggacgcCAGAGCTTTCTGGATCACCCCTCCAGTAGTTTGAGCCAGAGGCAAGGTGGGCGgagccggaggaggaggaggaggagcaacTGGCTGCGGTTGCTGAGCAACGGCATCTTCTGGACGGGGCTTCCTGGGTCGACCCCTCTTGCGTTTGGGAGGTGTGTCCGTGGGGACGCCCGGGGGATCGGACAAAGGACGTTTCGGGGCTGCACCGCGTGGTCGTTGGACCACCGCAGTCGGCGTAGCGGACGTCGCCACGGTCACAGCAGTGGCCTTGTCACGATCACCACCGTAGGACAGGCTCATTGAGGGGAGGATCATAACGGGAAGCTTCTGCTGGGGCAAGGCCGTCACGGTGATAGGCAGAAGATGGGGCGATGCTGAGGTGTCCTTGGGCGCTAGCAAGGAGGAGTGCACAGAGAGCGAGGGCTTGTTGTCTGGAACCGACCCACGGGGCAGCAGCTTGGGCAGGTGCTTGATCAGGTTCTGCACCTGCTGGTTACGACCCTCCAGTTCTGCTTTGGGCGGCTTCTCGCTGCTGGGAGGTGGCTTTCCCTGTGTGGCCTGCTCTCCGTCGGTTTTGTCCTTTTGctacagagagacaaacatgtCACTCTCAAACATATCACTCTTAAACATATCAGACTCTGCTAGTCTCTGAAGATTCAGATCAGTCTATCAAAGATTAACAATCATTCCAACACCCCAAGTCTCTCATCTTAATCTTTTCTTGCTATAAAACTCTTTGAGTACTCAAAGTATAAGCACTATTTCTTTGTTATACATGTTAGAAAGTGTCCTAACAAGCTTGTCACCACTGTAAATTGTGTTACCGTTCAAATATGGGAATCAATCAAGTTTCAAATACCGTCACCGTCACACTAGTGTTTTCAAACAGATCATAAGCTGATCATAAGCTTTTAATGATGTACAGTGGACAGAATAGCACATGAGCTAGCTGTAGCATATTACCTTAGCATCCCTGCCACTGGCCTCGCCCTCTGCTGTGCCAGCTTTGGGCAGGGCGGGGTTCTTCTTGATCACTTTGTGAGGCTTTGCTGGCCCACCTGTAAGAAAAATAGGGACGTGCATCACATAACCAAGACCATCACAATACACAGACAAAGTAAAGTAAATAAGTAACAACTTAGGCAATGACTTGGGAAAACAAGCCGTGGTTAACGCAGTGTTAGGGATTTTTTTCACCCTTATCAGGACTGTactaacctcagaattaagactcacacaaccaagaatataataaataattgacttttactctggcaaagaggagtgaatggtgtcagaccgcttcttcaacctacactcctCCAAAAGGAATGCAGtgctttcagaacgctgttcaacccatcactgccttCTCTGGTAAAATGTAACAGATTTTATGCAaagacaatatcacagaacaaagacatgacactcccatcttgtaccatcccgtccttggttccaagagataagaatgtttaccttcCCCCAACCCTGACTCTGTCTCTtaatgtttacacaggatggcagacaggattctgggatacacTTTAGGATATCTGCACTTTAGCTGAACTTTACTTCTGCCCAGcaacaagacattccacaaccccccaattccttcttatcttatgcagggtttttcctgcatagagaaaatttgggcgcg
The sequence above is drawn from the Clupea harengus chromosome 19, Ch_v2.0.2, whole genome shotgun sequence genome and encodes:
- the rfx5 gene encoding DNA-binding protein RFX5 — encoded protein: MADERVRGGEAPKPGRLDTGEGDTEPSMLLQKLKSNISKNVQGKVESILQEVGRFSDNDKLYLYLQLPSGPSAGEKSEASSLNMADQLLTCNWIRSHLEEHADTCLPKQDVYETYKRYCDNLQQRPLSAANFGKIIRDIFPNIKARRLGGRGQSKYCYSGIRRKTVLNMPLLPNLDLKNDPSELTELVQTYKQEVTEAACQLICDWAQKILKRSFDTVVEIAKFLVQEHIVNPRCSQAELVTSADLAGGPAKPHKVIKKNPALPKAGTAEGEASGRDAKQKDKTDGEQATQGKPPPSSEKPPKAELEGRNQQVQNLIKHLPKLLPRGSVPDNKPSLSVHSSLLAPKDTSASPHLLPITVTALPQQKLPVMILPSMSLSYGGDRDKATAVTVATSATPTAVVQRPRGAAPKRPLSDPPGVPTDTPPKRKRGRPRKPRPEDAVAQQPQPVAPPPPPPAPPTLPLAQTTGGVIQKALASSSSFSTTPSSSSQLLEIVIQDQSNLVLSSIPSTLQDATAPAQDQRASVMMQCQSASTSVDPRPVLVLQRTTPSRSMVIQRVPGGQFPPPSENRLPPSNPPPTPVLPPPTLQEDGKEVEITLTPVDMSEQLAPSAPSSVPGLSDPSQGEGSQSDNP